Genomic window (Bacillus pumilus):
AAAACCTGCGGCGACCTGCGGCGCAAGGCCTACATTCCGAGCAATACTCGTTGCATAGTACACAATGGAGTTAGCGCCTTGAATTTGCTGAAGGGTCGCCATCCCAACCCCGATAAAAAGAGCCATTCTGAATTTCTTTTGAAACAATTCACGAATACCAGAGCGTTCTTCTTTCGCAACCTCTAAAATTTCTTGCATTTCTGCTTCGATTTCTTCACGGGAAGACCGTAGTGATCCTAATACCTCCCGTGCTTTATGTGCCATGCCGTGTTTAATTAAATATCTCGGAGATTCAGGGAGCCTCAGCATACCAATATAAAGCACGATGGCAAATAAAGCAGCACTACCGAGCATCCAGCGCCAGCTGTCTGGAATAGGTTCAAACACAAACGCGACAATATAGCTGAGCAATAGTCCGCTCACAATCATGAGCTGATTGAGACCAGACAATTTCCCGCGGATTTTAGCCGGAGCAATTTCAGACATGTAGGCTGGTACTAAAGATGAGGCTGTTCCTACAGCTGTTCCTAAAAAGATACGTGCAATGGTTAATGAAATCTCTTCTGGTGCAATGGCTGAGCCGATCGCTCCGACAAAAAAGATAACGGATGAGACCAAAATGAGCTTTCTACGGCCAAATTTATCCCCTAAGAGACCGCTTAAAATAGAGCCAATAATCGCCCCGCCCATTAATGATGAGACGACAATTCCAAGCCATAATGGACTGAGCTGAAATTCTTCCTGAATATGTCCTTCTGCCCCTGCTATAATACCAATGTCGTATCCGAATAAGATGCCTGCAAAAGACCCGAAAAAGAAGATAAACTTACTTGACACTTTTTTCTCCAAGTGGATGACCCCCTCACTTAATTAACCGCTTTCATTTCATCCCGTGCTTCTACTGTAAACAGTAGAAGACCTTTCACCCTTCTATAAAACCACATATTCTGCATTGACAAGCTTTGCAAAGTGAACAAGTTGATCAACCGTTAAATTGAGGGATACGACTGTATGATGACCCCCGCCTTGCTTAATCCACGCTTTGACTCCGTCCTGGAAATTCGGTTTGATTTTCCAGAGCACACGTGCCACCGGTAAATGCGGTGCTTCTTCCTCTGGCTCAAAGGCTTCGACTTCTTGTATGAGCCATTTGAAATGGGTTCCAAAATCAGCAATGGAAACAACAACACCTTCGCCTGCTTTTCCATCAAATACAAGACGCGCTGGATCTTCCCTGTTTCCGATACCAAGCGGAGATACGACAATGACAGGTTTCGTATGGGCGAGCGCCGGATCTACTTCTAACATATGAGATTGCAGCACCGCTTCCTGTCCAGAGGTCATTTCATACGTGTAGTCCTCCATAAAACCAGTGGATTGATGATGACTCATCACCTTTAATAGGCGATCCAGTGCAGCAGTTTTCCAATCTCCTTCCCCAGCAAAGCCATATCCCTTTGCCATCAGCCGCTGTACCGCAAGTCCTGGCAGCTGCTTCATTCCATGTAAATCTTCAAAATTTGTCGTAAAAGCATTGTAGCCGCCTTCATCTAAAAAGCGTTTGATAGCGATCTCATATCGAGCTTGCTCCTTGACACTTTTCTCCCATTCTTCAACAGAATACGTTCCATAATCCACATCATATTGCGTTAAATACTCCGCAAATAATGCATCTACCTCTACTTCTTCTACTGCATTTACATATTCGACAAGATCGCCTATGCCAAAGTAATCAACCGTCCACCCTAGTTGAATCTGGGCTTCGATTTTATCGCCTTCTGTTACAGCTACGTGGCGCATGTTGTCACCAAACCTAGCCACTTTAATCTGAAAGCTCTCTTGATAGGCAGCCGCCACGTCCATCCAATCGGCAATTTGCTGCTGCACGTCCGGCTTAGACCAATGGCCGGCGACAATTTGATTTTGTTTATTTAAGCGCGCATTGATATAGCCATATTCTCTGTCTCCATGTGCAGATTGGTGAAGATTCATATAGTCCATGTCGATTGTGTCCCACGGAATTTTTTCATAATATTGTGTGACAAGATGCAAAAGAGGCTTTTGCAAAAGATCGGTCCCGCGTATCCACATTTTGGCCGGTGAGAATGTATGCATCCACGTCATCACGCCGACAACCTCATCGCGATAATTGACCTCTTTCATCAGCTTTGTGATTTGATCCGCGCTGACAGCCAGCTCCTGAAGAATCACTGGGTAAGGAAGTAAACCACTCTCATTTAAGGCATCCGTCATCTTTTGTGCATCTGCTTTTACTTTCTGCAGTGCTTCATCTCCATATAAATGCTGCGATCCGACAATAAACCAGCATTCTTTATGTTGACTCGTTAACATAGAAATCCCTCTTTTCTTTATCTTGAAGGTTTTTGACCGTAATACGCATGTTCTCCGTGTTTTCTTAAGTAATGTTTATCTAAAATCCGCTGCGGAAGAGGCTCCGCATATTCGTTTAATTGCTTTGCAAACAAATTCATTTTGGCAACTTCATCTAAAATGACACTGTTTGTGACCGCACTTTTTGCATCTTTCCCCCACGTAAATGGACCGTGACCTTGTAGTAAAACACCCGGTACTGCCATCACATCTAGGTTTCTTTTTTCAAACGTTTCAATGATCAGCCGGCCTGTTTCTACTTCATAGCCGCGATTGACTTCTTCTTCTGTCAGAAATCGAGCACACGGAACAGCGCCGTAAAATGTATCGGCATGCGTTGTGCCCATTGCCGGTAAATCTAGACCTGCCTGCGCCCAAACAGTTGCCCACATGGAATGACTATGTGAAATACCGCCAATTTCCTCAAAGTGTTTGTAAAGAACCGCATGTGTTGCTGTATCTGATGAAGGGCTGAATTCCCCTTCTACCACCTCGCCGTCAAAGTTGACCACAACCATGTCTTTTGCTGATAATTGGTCGTACGCTATGCCGCTCGGCTTAATAACAAAATGGCCGCTGTCACGATCACACGCACTGACATTACCCCATGTAAATTTTACAAGTCCGTATTTTGGCAGATCTAAATTCGCTTGATATACTTCTTCTTTTAAGCGCTCTAGCATACGGTCATCACTCCTTTCTTTGGCATCAGATGCGCTACTGCCGATTCTTCAATCTGAAGTCCCTCTTGATAGCGCTTTAAAAATTCATCAAAGCCTTTGACATCGAGCGGGTCGGGTTCCATAAGCTCTTCTGATGTATGGGCAAACACTTGATGAATAAGGAATTCAGCCAATGTTTGTTTTTGATGGTGAACCATATATGAAGCAAGGACAGCCATTCCAAACGCACCGCCTTCTCCCGCAGTGGAAACGACTGATACAGGTGTATTAAGCGCTGCTGCGACCATTTTTTGACCAACGAGCGGCGTTTTAAATAACCCGCCATGTGCTAATAAACGATCAATCACAACCTGTTCTTGTTCTTTTAAGCGATCCATCCCTATTTTCATTGCACCAAAAGCAGAGAACAAGTGGGTACGCATGAAATTAGCCAGATTAAAGCGGCTTTCAGGAGATCTGACAAAAAGAGGCCTTCCTTCTGGCAGTCCTGTAATATTTTCACCAGAATAATATCCATAGCTTAAGAGCCCACCGCCATCTGGATCTGCTTCTAAAGCCTGCTGCAATAAGGCTTCGTAAACCCTTTCTGAAGCCACTTGCATACCTAGTGCTTCGAAGGCCTCTCTGAATATATTCATCCAAGCATTTAAGTCACTTGTACAGTTGTTCGCATGTACCATTGCGACTGGCAGGCCGTCCGGCGTTGTGACCATATCCACTTCTGGATACACACCTTTTAGGTCCTGCTCTAGCACAATCATGGCAAAAACAGAAGTTCCAACTGAAATGTTCCCTGTTCGTTTTTCTACACTGTTTGTTGCTACCATTCCCGTACCTGCGTCACCTTCCGGCGGGCAAAATGGGATGCCTGGCTTCAAGTGTTTGCCTTGGTCTAAAATGGCTGCTCCTGCTGCCGTTAACACGCCTGCCTCCTCGCCTGCTAAGTAGACACGCGGCAAAAGATGACGGAGCTTAAACGGGTAACCCTTTTCTGCAATCAATGCCTCAAATTGCTGGACCATCTCTTCACTGTAATCTTTCGTTTGTTCATCAATTGGAAACATCCCTGACGCATCACCAATGCCAATGGCCTGCTTTCCGGTTAACAGCCAGTGAATGTAGCCTGACAAGGTCGTCATATATTCTAAGCGGGAAAGATGTTTTTCCTCTTCTAATATGGCTTGATACAAATGGGCAATGCTCCATCTTTCTGGAATATGAAATTGGAAGACATCCGTCAGTTTTTGACTCGCCTCAATCGTCGTTGCATTCCGCCATGTGCGAAACGGGACGAGAACCTCTCCTGTATGATCACATGCCACATAGCCATGCATCATGGCTGAAACCCCAATTGAGCCAATGGTTTGAATAGTCACGCCGTACTTTTGCTCGACTTGCTCTTTCATCTCTCGGTACGCTACTTGAAGACCTGTAATGATATCAATTAAGTTGTACGTCCAAATTCCTTCTTGGAGAGAGCTTTCCCATTCGAATGCACCTTGGGAAATTGGCTGAAACGCCTCATCTATTAGAATGGCTTTAATTCGTGTTGAACCAAATTCAATACCTAAAGATGTCCGTCCTTCTTTCAAGGCTTTAGTCGTCTCTTCATGATTCAAACTGCGTTCACCCCCATGATTGATAGCGGTTTCAAATCGTTTTTTCTAGATTCATTGATTCATATGTGCACATTCACAATATAATATTTGTACGTACATATGTCAATAATAAATACAGTTGTACATACACAATACGACAAAAACCTTCCCTTTTCTAAAACTAAGATGCCAGAAAGAGGAAGCGCCTGTTTTTGATTCGACAACCATGTTAAAATATGTCCATATAATTTCTTCTCAATCCGAGTAGATGATCAACTGAGAAAGAAGTGAAACGATGAAAAAGAAGTACCAGATCATTATTGATGATATAAAAAGCAAAATACTTACAGGGGATTACCGGATCGGGGAGCGAATTCCAACTGAATCGAATCTGCAGGAGATCTATCAAGTGAGCAGGCATACAGTTCGAAAGGCGATCTTAGAATTGTCAAGCGAAGGTTTTTTACGAAGCGAAAAGGGTTCAGGCACATTTGTGACCAATCTATATCAAACAAAGCCTTCTGGACATGCGCATATGAAAACGATTGGGGTTATCACGACATACATATCCGATTACATTTTCCCTTCTATCATTCGTGGCATTGAAAGTCGATTAAACGAAGAGAACTATTCACTATTACTGGCAAGTACAAATAATGATGTGGAACAGGAGAAAAAAGCGCTGGAAATGATGCTGTCCTTTGGCGTGGACGGACTCATTGTCGAGCCGACGAAAAGCAATTTATATAACCCGAACATCTCGTACTACTTATCTTTTAAAGAACAGGATGTACCGCTCATTATGATCAATGCCTATTATGAGCAGTTAGAGGTTCCCTTTCTCTGTTTAGATGATGTGAAGTCCAGCTATTTAGCCACAAAAGAGCTGATCACCGCTGGACATCAGCAAATTGGGCTCATTTCAAAAACAGATGATTTACAGGGAAAGTACCGAATGAAAGGCTATATTCAAGCACTCGGTGAAGCCAAGCTTAATTTCCTGCCTGAGCATGTGCTCTTTTTCGATACAGAATCGAAGCAGCATTTGGGGGATGATATTAAAACTTTCTTATTAAAGCATCAGCATGAGCTGACTGCCCTTGTTTGCTATAACGATGAGGTTGGATTAGAAGTTGCCAATGTATGCAGTGACATCGGGCTGTCCATTCCAGAGGATCTCTCCATTATTGGACAGGATAATTCGTATATTGCCCAGAAAAATGCCCATGTGAAGCTGACAACACTGACCCATCCCCAGGAGCAAATGGGCCGGGATGCGGCAGACTGGATGATTAAAAAAGTGCAAGGGAAAAAGAATCTCCCTCATCAAACCTTTTATGAGCCAGAATTGGTTCCAGGTGATACGATCAAACAAATGAATGCAAGAAAAAAATGAGCCTTACCGCAGGAGGCTCATTTTTTATATGGTTAGATCTCTTCTTTAGGAGTAGGCACTGCGCATACTCCATCAGCACATGCCGCTTCAAATGAATTAGAAGCCGCTTTATCAGCTTGAGCTGCTTCCTCTGTCCAAGCTGTTTCAAGTGCGCTCAGGAACGTATCGGCTGGCTGTGCACCTGCCACTGAATATTTGTCATTGATCAAGAAAAACGGAACAGCATTGATACCAAGCTGTCTCGCTTCTTGTTCGTCTTTTCGGACATGATCGGCAAACTCTTCGCCGCCTAAAATTTGCTGTACTTCCTGCAAATCAAGACCTGCTTTTTCTGCAATATTTAAAAGGGTTTGACGATCACCAACATGTTTACCATCTGTGAAATACGCTTGAAACAGCTCTCCCATGACGAAATCGCCTTTTCCCATTTGACCAGCATATTGCGCTAATCGATGGGCATCAAAGGTGTTTGTTAACACGAGTGGATCAAATTGAAAATCGATTCCTTTCTCTTTGCCAGCCTGCTTCACCTGCTCATTCATTGCCATGGCCTGGCTGCGGCTCATCCCATATTTTTTAACGAGCATGTCATGGACATCATGATCGACCTCGACAGGTGCATGTGGATCAAGCTCAAAGCTTTTAAACTCGATTTCTACCTGTTCCTTTTGAGGGAATTGTTCAAGCGCTGTTTCTAGTTGTTTTTTTCCTATATAACAAAAAGGACAGGCGATATCTGACCAGATTTGTACTTTCATGTTCATCTTCCTTCCATGTTTACGTTTTTTCTTCAACGATGTAACAATTATAGTTACATCAAATCAGTTATGTCAAGATTCTGATCTTGATTTAATTGAAAAAGCCTCTCCTTCTAAGAAAGGAAAGGCTTTGAAAATGACTATTCTAAGTTTGCATGGTGGCCGTACATTGTATGTGTGTCGAGCTCTTTCATTTCCATTAACCGCAAAATGACCGCATCGTATGTCAGAAGAAGCGACTGCTCAAATAGTGAGCCCATTGGCTGAATGGTACGATGGCTTCCTTCCTGTTGATCCTTCGGCGCACCTGACAATAAGATGACTTCATCTGATAGATCAGCTAGAGGTGACTCAGAAGAAAGCGTGAAAGCTGCCACTTTTCCGCCAATTGCTTTGGCCTTTTTTGCAAGGACAAGCAAGGTCTCTGTTCGGCCAGATCCACTTCCGACAATCAAGAGATCCTCTTCTGTAAAGGAAGGTGTATTGGTTTCACCGATCACATAAGCCTTGACGCCAATATGCGTAAGTCTCATCGCCAACGATTTTCCCATCAAACCAGACCTGCCAGCCCCTGCCACAAAGACCTTTCTTGCAGTTAAAATGCTTGAGACAAGCCGCTCTGCTTGTTCGTCTTGAATCGCGGGCGAGTGCTCAGAAAGCTCATTCAAAATGGCTTTCACATAGTCACTGGTCTTCATGATTGTGCAATCAGCTGTTTCATTTGTGCAGCCACTTCTGCTTTATTGTCCTGGCTTGCGATACCGCCGCCGACAATAATCAAATCAGGGTTTAATTTGACGACTTCAGGTAACGTATCAAGCTTAATTCCGCCTGCAATGGCTGTTTTCGCTTGTTTGACAACTTGTTTAATGGTCATAAGATCAGCAAATGAGTTTTGTCCAACCGCTTGCAGATCATAGCCTGTGTGCACACAAATATAATCGACTCCAAGCTCATCTAGCTCTTTCGCCCGGCCAGCAATATCTTTGATGCCAATCATATCAACTAAAATTTGTTTCCCTCTTGCTTTTGCTTCCTTCACAGCTCCTTGAATGGACATATCTTCTGCCGCCGCAAGAATGGTCACGATATCCGCTCCAGCTTCAGATGCCTGCTGCACTTCATAGCCGGCAGCATCCATAATTTTCAGATCAGCGAGTACACGTAAATTTGGAAAAGCCTGTTTGACTTCTTTTACAGCACGAAGCCCTTCGTTGATCACAACAGGTGTGCCAATTTCGACCACATCAATAGATGCTTCTACTTCTTTAATCAGCTCAATCGCTTCTGGTATATTCACTAAATCTAATGCTAATTGTAATTTCATGAACGTTCACTCCCATTTTTTCATCTCATCTTCAAGAGCTCCGTGGATGGGGCTTCTTGATCGATGAAATGAGTATAACAACAGGATGGACGCAATCCAAGTACGCACTTTTTTTTTACATACTATACTTTTTCGCATATGGTTACAAAAAAGATACTGTCTTTTGACCAGTATCTCAGCGCACGGACAAACCCTTGCATACGCCCGCAGATCTGCGTTCCGGTGCTCGTCTTTCACTGCAAAGGTTCTCAGGTCTCGCTGAAAAGAAGACAAAGGACTAAAATAAAGTTATTTAGCCCTTTGTTTTGGTCGTATTTCTATTTATCATCCTTTAAAAAATTGCTGTCGAGGTATTGTTTTCCCCAATCATACATCGCCTCTAAAATCGGCATTAAGCTTTCTCCTAGTTCTGTGAGGGAATACTCAACCTTTGGCGGAACGACAGGATAAACCTCCCGATGCACAATGTGATCTTCCTCTAATTCTCTTAGCTGATTGACAAGCATTCTTTGCGTAATCCCTGGCATTAACGACTTTAGCTCACCAAACCG
Coding sequences:
- a CDS encoding sugar porter family MFS transporter — encoded protein: MEKKVSSKFIFFFGSFAGILFGYDIGIIAGAEGHIQEEFQLSPLWLGIVVSSLMGGAIIGSILSGLLGDKFGRRKLILVSSVIFFVGAIGSAIAPEEISLTIARIFLGTAVGTASSLVPAYMSEIAPAKIRGKLSGLNQLMIVSGLLLSYIVAFVFEPIPDSWRWMLGSAALFAIVLYIGMLRLPESPRYLIKHGMAHKAREVLGSLRSSREEIEAEMQEILEVAKEERSGIRELFQKKFRMALFIGVGMATLQQIQGANSIVYYATSIARNVGLAPQVAAGFTVIVGVIFVVTTVIFLQFVDRFDRRTILTVGGSGMALSFFAPAILGALGVSQGILNWVTLISLCCFILCYAFSWAPITWIIIGEIFPLSVRGIGAGISSAFNWTGSLAVGLVFPILADKFSFGVIFSSFGVICLIGLLFTRFVLVETKGRSLEQIETDMAARV
- the araA gene encoding L-arabinose isomerase: MLTSQHKECWFIVGSQHLYGDEALQKVKADAQKMTDALNESGLLPYPVILQELAVSADQITKLMKEVNYRDEVVGVMTWMHTFSPAKMWIRGTDLLQKPLLHLVTQYYEKIPWDTIDMDYMNLHQSAHGDREYGYINARLNKQNQIVAGHWSKPDVQQQIADWMDVAAAYQESFQIKVARFGDNMRHVAVTEGDKIEAQIQLGWTVDYFGIGDLVEYVNAVEEVEVDALFAEYLTQYDVDYGTYSVEEWEKSVKEQARYEIAIKRFLDEGGYNAFTTNFEDLHGMKQLPGLAVQRLMAKGYGFAGEGDWKTAALDRLLKVMSHHQSTGFMEDYTYEMTSGQEAVLQSHMLEVDPALAHTKPVIVVSPLGIGNREDPARLVFDGKAGEGVVVSIADFGTHFKWLIQEVEAFEPEEEAPHLPVARVLWKIKPNFQDGVKAWIKQGGGHHTVVSLNLTVDQLVHFAKLVNAEYVVL
- a CDS encoding L-ribulose-5-phosphate 4-epimerase; translation: MLERLKEEVYQANLDLPKYGLVKFTWGNVSACDRDSGHFVIKPSGIAYDQLSAKDMVVVNFDGEVVEGEFSPSSDTATHAVLYKHFEEIGGISHSHSMWATVWAQAGLDLPAMGTTHADTFYGAVPCARFLTEEEVNRGYEVETGRLIIETFEKRNLDVMAVPGVLLQGHGPFTWGKDAKSAVTNSVILDEVAKMNLFAKQLNEYAEPLPQRILDKHYLRKHGEHAYYGQKPSR
- a CDS encoding xylulokinase; the protein is MNHEETTKALKEGRTSLGIEFGSTRIKAILIDEAFQPISQGAFEWESSLQEGIWTYNLIDIITGLQVAYREMKEQVEQKYGVTIQTIGSIGVSAMMHGYVACDHTGEVLVPFRTWRNATTIEASQKLTDVFQFHIPERWSIAHLYQAILEEEKHLSRLEYMTTLSGYIHWLLTGKQAIGIGDASGMFPIDEQTKDYSEEMVQQFEALIAEKGYPFKLRHLLPRVYLAGEEAGVLTAAGAAILDQGKHLKPGIPFCPPEGDAGTGMVATNSVEKRTGNISVGTSVFAMIVLEQDLKGVYPEVDMVTTPDGLPVAMVHANNCTSDLNAWMNIFREAFEALGMQVASERVYEALLQQALEADPDGGGLLSYGYYSGENITGLPEGRPLFVRSPESRFNLANFMRTHLFSAFGAMKIGMDRLKEQEQVVIDRLLAHGGLFKTPLVGQKMVAAALNTPVSVVSTAGEGGAFGMAVLASYMVHHQKQTLAEFLIHQVFAHTSEELMEPDPLDVKGFDEFLKRYQEGLQIEESAVAHLMPKKGVMTVC
- a CDS encoding GntR family transcriptional regulator, whose protein sequence is MKKKYQIIIDDIKSKILTGDYRIGERIPTESNLQEIYQVSRHTVRKAILELSSEGFLRSEKGSGTFVTNLYQTKPSGHAHMKTIGVITTYISDYIFPSIIRGIESRLNEENYSLLLASTNNDVEQEKKALEMMLSFGVDGLIVEPTKSNLYNPNISYYLSFKEQDVPLIMINAYYEQLEVPFLCLDDVKSSYLATKELITAGHQQIGLISKTDDLQGKYRMKGYIQALGEAKLNFLPEHVLFFDTESKQHLGDDIKTFLLKHQHELTALVCYNDEVGLEVANVCSDIGLSIPEDLSIIGQDNSYIAQKNAHVKLTTLTHPQEQMGRDAADWMIKKVQGKKNLPHQTFYEPELVPGDTIKQMNARKK
- a CDS encoding DsbA family oxidoreductase, with translation MKVQIWSDIACPFCYIGKKQLETALEQFPQKEQVEIEFKSFELDPHAPVEVDHDVHDMLVKKYGMSRSQAMAMNEQVKQAGKEKGIDFQFDPLVLTNTFDAHRLAQYAGQMGKGDFVMGELFQAYFTDGKHVGDRQTLLNIAEKAGLDLQEVQQILGGEEFADHVRKDEQEARQLGINAVPFFLINDKYSVAGAQPADTFLSALETAWTEEAAQADKAASNSFEAACADGVCAVPTPKEEI
- the hxlB gene encoding 6-phospho-3-hexuloisomerase; translation: MKTSDYVKAILNELSEHSPAIQDEQAERLVSSILTARKVFVAGAGRSGLMGKSLAMRLTHIGVKAYVIGETNTPSFTEEDLLIVGSGSGRTETLLVLAKKAKAIGGKVAAFTLSSESPLADLSDEVILLSGAPKDQQEGSHRTIQPMGSLFEQSLLLTYDAVILRLMEMKELDTHTMYGHHANLE
- the hxlA gene encoding 3-hexulose-6-phosphate synthase → MKLQLALDLVNIPEAIELIKEVEASIDVVEIGTPVVINEGLRAVKEVKQAFPNLRVLADLKIMDAAGYEVQQASEAGADIVTILAAAEDMSIQGAVKEAKARGKQILVDMIGIKDIAGRAKELDELGVDYICVHTGYDLQAVGQNSFADLMTIKQVVKQAKTAIAGGIKLDTLPEVVKLNPDLIIVGGGIASQDNKAEVAAQMKQLIAQS
- a CDS encoding winged helix-turn-helix transcriptional regulator gives rise to the protein MENKVFNCEKELTLNIIGGKWKMLILWHLGREGTKRFGELKSLMPGITQRMLVNQLRELEEDHIVHREVYPVVPPKVEYSLTELGESLMPILEAMYDWGKQYLDSNFLKDDK